One window from the genome of Eucalyptus grandis isolate ANBG69807.140 chromosome 7, ASM1654582v1, whole genome shotgun sequence encodes:
- the LOC120295717 gene encoding receptor-like protein EIX2, producing the protein MSSRKLSAHFSATMAFHPRFVPSLLSALFVIQVMKSSHSQAFTNVSCIGAEREALMKFKQDLTDPSGRLQSWIGKGCCKWKGVECSEKTGHVLKLDLRNPCDGLECSLRGKIHHSLKELKNLRYLDLSFNNFSTQKIPNFLVSLQKLEYLNLSSVGFYGHISNQLVNLSSLQYLDLSNLWWWPSIKIENLQWLSSFSNLKYLDLSYVPLPNSKEWLSPINTLSSLEFLILRGCNLKDVSSSLHVNFTSLKFLDLSHNSIYSSIPPWFRNMSKLEHLDLSFNNLRGIFPTFILENSGPLKFLDVSRNRLEGELLKNVSNFGNLEVLNLRSNKFSGRISGTKDGDLICGQSYMKIIDVSGNNFSGHIPNQFGNFKDLEFLDLSWNSISGPIPATIGQLSSLRKLYLSSNKLTGTMPESIGQLSNLEVMDIRNNQLDGVVSELHFANLTSLIMLYFHLNELSINISASWVPLFQIQVLFMSNCKVGPRFPSWLRTQRNISVLYISNASISDEVPYWLSKVLSNTKRLDLSGNMLRGSISRIIGKKMPLLRLVSLSRNNLSGDVPNSLCMSDELSFLDLSKNQLSGRLPQCWRKSQANLEWISLGDNKLNGQIPDSLCHLKRLGVLGLRRNGLNGVFPKCLLKLDLVNLDLSDNQFTGRLPPFGQHARSFKTIDLERNHFIGNIPLQLCHLVNLQYLNLAHNNLSGGIPHCFNNFLQMRANSNFTPYGRFPLGFSIMVNIKGTTLEFTTTLRYLFSIDLSSNALDGRIPKGLTRLARLQNLNLSQNKLIGEIPSDIGNLRDLESLDLSNNKLSGKIPHSISNLDSLSRLDLSFNNLFGPIPSSNHLSTLNDQSIYRGNDGLCGAPLLKVCPGYELNDMDRRNSHNMIEDESKEGDSIFIGIYSRLGVSFPVVFLGFLGILHIFSYFRRWRGLSKLKRAFQFALHI; encoded by the coding sequence ATGTCTTCCAGGAAGCTCTCAGCTCATTTTTCAGCAACAATGGCATTTCACCCTCGGTTCGTGCCTTCACTCTTGAGTGCACTCTTTGTCATTCAAGTCATGAAATCCAGTCATTCCCAAGCCTTTACAAATGTAAGTTGCATCGGCGCTGAGAGGGAAGCTCTTATGAAGTTCAAGCAGGATCTCACTGATCCTTCAGGACGTCTGCAGTCATGGATCGGCAAGGGTTGTTGTAAGTGGAAAGGAGTCGAATGTAGCGAGAAAACAGGCCACGTCTTGAAGCTTGATCTTCGTAATCCCTGTGATGGTTTAGAATGTAGCTTACGAGGTAAGATTCATCATTCTCTCAAAGAACTGAAGAATCTGAGGTATCTAGACCTTAgtttcaataatttttcaacccaaaaaatcccaaacttcttAGTTTCTCTTCAGAAACTGGAGTATCTCAACCTCTCATCTGTAGGCTTCTATGGACATATTTCCAATCAACTTGTTAACCTTTCCAGCTTACAGTACTTGGATCTTAGTAATTTGTGGTGGTGGCCTTCTATTAAAATAGAAAACCTCCAGTGGCTTTCATCATTTTCTAACTTGAAGTATTTGGATTTGTCTTATGTCCCTCTTCCCAACTCCAAAGAATGGTTGAGTCCTATCAACACGCTTTCCTCTCTTGAGTTTTTAATATTAAGGGGATGTAATTTGAAAGATGTTTCATCCTCTTTGCATGTCAATTTCACTTCTCTAAAATTCCTAGATCTAAGTCACAACTCCATATATTCGTCTATTCCTCCTTGGTTTCGAAACATGAGCAAACTCGAACATCTTGATTTGAGTTTTAATAACCTTCGAGGCATATTCCCCACTTTTATCCTTGAAAATAGTGGGCCGCTTAAATTCCTTGATGTCTCTAGAAATAGGCTGGAGGGTGAACTCTTGAAAAATGTGAGCAATTTCGGCAACCTGGAAGTACTAAATTTGCGTTCTAacaaatttagtgggaggatttCGGGCACCAAAGATGGGGATTTGATTTGTGGACAAAGTTACATGAAGATTATTGATGTTTCTGGCAATAATTTCAGTGGTCACATAcctaatcaatttgggaatttcAAAGATCTCGAATTCCTCGATCTCTCATGGAACTCGATTTCAGGTCCTATTCCTGCTACTATAGGCCAACTATCATCTTTGAGAAAATTGTACCTCTCTTCTAATAAATTGACGGGGACCATGCCAGAAAGTATTGGACAATTATCCAATCTAGAGGTGATGGACATTCGTAATAATCAATTGGATGGAGTTGTCAGTGAACTTCACTTTGCCAATCTCACTAGCTTGATCATGTTGTACTTTCATTTAAATGAGCTTTCTATAAATATTAGTGCATCTTGGGTTCCTCTTTTCCAAATTCAAGTGCTTTTCATGTCTAATTGCAAAGTAGGACCTAGATTCCCCAGTTGGCTTCGAACTCAAAGGAACATTTCGGTATTGTACATCTCAAATGCTAGTATCTCAGATGAAGTTCCCTATTGGCTATCTAAAGTTTTATCCAATACTAAACGATTGGATCTTTCGGGCAACATGCTCAGAGGCAGCATATCTCGAATTATTGGAAAAAAGATGCCATTATTAAGACTAGTGTCACTTTCTAGAAATAACCTCAGTGGTGATGTTCCAAATTCGTTATGCATGTCGGATGAATTGTCTTTTCTTGATCTCTCCAAGAATCAATTATCAGGGAGACTTCCGCAATGTTGGAGGAAGTCACAAGCAAATTTGGAGTGGATTTCATTGGGAGATAACAAGTTAAATGGTCAGATCCCAGACTCTCTATGCCATTTGAAGCGATTAGGAGTTCTAGGCCTACGTAGAAATGGTTTGAACGGAGTGTTTCCAAAATGTTTACTAAAGTTAGATTTGGTAAACCTCGATCTCAGTGACAATCAATTCACTGGTAGATTACCTCCATTTGGACAACATGCTCGATCATTTAAAACAATCGATCTTGAGAGAAATCACTTTATAGGGAACATTCCTTTGCAACTATGCCATCTTGTTAATCTCCAATATTTAAACCTAGCACATAACAACCTTTCCGGAGGGATTCCTCATTGTTTCAACAACTTCTTGCAGATGCGGGCCAACTCCAATTTTACTCCGTATGGGAGGTTCCCGTTGGGCTTTTCTATTATGGTTAATATAAAAGGAACGACCCTAGAATTCACCACCACCCTCcgttatttattttccattgaccTTTCAAGCAATGCATTGGATGGCCGAATACCGAAAGGGCTGACTAGGCTGGCTCGACTTCAAAATCTGAACCTCTCTCAAAATAAGCTAATTGGAGAAATCCCTTCAGATATTGGCAACTTGAGAGATTTAGAATCCTTGGATCTATCCAATAACAAGCTTTCGGGTAAAATCCCTCATAGCATATCTAATTTAGACTCACTAAGTCGTTTGGATCTTTCCTTCAACAATTTATTTGGTCCTATTCCATCGAGCAATCATCTAAGCACTCTGAACGATCAATCTATTTATCGAGGCAATGATGGACTTTGCGGAGCtcctcttttgaaagtttgtcCTGGGTATGAGCTTAATGATATGGACAGACGAAATAGTCACAATATGATTGAAGATGAGTCTAAAGAAGGCGACTCTATTTTTATTGGGATTTACTCAAGATTGGGTGTGAGTTTTCCGGTGGTATTCTTGGGATTTTTGGGCATATTACATATCTTCTCCTATTTTCGGCGGTGGAGAGGATTGTCGAAACTCAAGAGAGCTTTTCAATTCGCACTGCACATATAA
- the LOC120286332 gene encoding uncharacterized protein LOC120286332 isoform X2 — MKRSLLRSLLLLLLLLRPPRAVGENGTASYYGQWTECYGKGSSQFPESNLFAAVADRLWDVGPRAAGSIELWCISNVQYGPGACKPGASNIRVKAVDYALSVESSAAAPRQSVTDAEL; from the exons ATGAAAAG GAGTCTTTTACGATccctcctgctcctcctcctcctcctccggcccCCCCGTGCTGTCGGCGAGAATGGCACAGCTTCGTACTATGGTCAAT GGACGGAGTGCTACGGCAAGGGCTCATCCCAGTTCCCTGAGAGCAACCTGTTTGCGGCCGTGGCCGACAGACTATGGGACGTGGGGCCGCGTGCGGCAGGGAGTATTGAGTTGTGGTGCATCAGCAATGTGCAGTATGGCCCTGGAGCCTGCAAACCCGGCGCCAGCAATATTCGGGTCAAGGCCGTCGACTATGCCCTCTCGGTTGAGTCCTCCGCTGCGGCCCCCAGGCAGTCTGTAACCGACGCTGAATTATGA
- the LOC120286332 gene encoding uncharacterized protein LOC120286332 isoform X1, with translation MHIRRSLLRSLLLLLLLLRPPRAVGENGTASYYGQWTECYGKGSSQFPESNLFAAVADRLWDVGPRAAGSIELWCISNVQYGPGACKPGASNIRVKAVDYALSVESSAAAPRQSVTDAEL, from the exons ATGCATATAAGGAG GAGTCTTTTACGATccctcctgctcctcctcctcctcctccggcccCCCCGTGCTGTCGGCGAGAATGGCACAGCTTCGTACTATGGTCAAT GGACGGAGTGCTACGGCAAGGGCTCATCCCAGTTCCCTGAGAGCAACCTGTTTGCGGCCGTGGCCGACAGACTATGGGACGTGGGGCCGCGTGCGGCAGGGAGTATTGAGTTGTGGTGCATCAGCAATGTGCAGTATGGCCCTGGAGCCTGCAAACCCGGCGCCAGCAATATTCGGGTCAAGGCCGTCGACTATGCCCTCTCGGTTGAGTCCTCCGCTGCGGCCCCCAGGCAGTCTGTAACCGACGCTGAATTATGA